Proteins encoded in a region of the Mycolicibacterium duvalii genome:
- a CDS encoding sensor histidine kinase, producing the protein MRGPGGWGLLRRLVVAQGVVLLASGATTWLVAMIVGPPLFRDHLHQAGVPHNSYEQFHAEQAYRHATAIAIVVAITVAALTAFVVTLYLSRRVRRSVAEVSRAASDVAEGHYDARVTPPRLGDEFDELAGAFNQMAQRLQAVESTRRRLFGDLAHEIRTPVAVLEAYLEAVEDHVKTLDSQTIAMLREQADRLVRLSADAAALAQAEEAHATIAPGWVDPDRLVDAVRAAVTDRYAAKGVALASHSSGPHFWGDKQRLAQILANLLDNALRHTPAGGHVTVTAAVTDDDAVFVVADDGEGVAGEHLPHLFERFYRADAARSRDQGGAGIGLAIAKALTEAHGGRISVRSGGPGSGTTFTVTIPSQPVSESRNSGRPDGREPAATTS; encoded by the coding sequence ATGAGGGGACCGGGCGGTTGGGGCCTGCTGCGTCGACTCGTCGTCGCTCAAGGCGTGGTGTTGCTGGCCAGCGGAGCCACCACGTGGCTCGTCGCGATGATCGTCGGGCCACCGCTGTTTCGTGACCACTTGCATCAAGCCGGTGTGCCGCACAACTCGTACGAACAGTTCCATGCCGAGCAGGCCTACCGGCACGCCACGGCGATCGCCATCGTGGTGGCCATCACGGTCGCGGCGTTGACGGCATTCGTGGTGACTCTGTATCTGAGTCGGCGGGTCCGGCGTTCGGTGGCCGAAGTGTCGCGGGCCGCGTCGGACGTGGCCGAAGGGCACTACGACGCGCGTGTGACACCGCCGCGACTCGGCGATGAATTCGACGAGCTGGCAGGTGCTTTCAACCAGATGGCACAGCGGCTCCAGGCAGTGGAGTCGACTAGGCGCCGTCTCTTCGGTGATCTGGCTCATGAGATCCGTACCCCGGTGGCGGTGCTCGAAGCCTACCTGGAAGCAGTCGAGGATCATGTCAAAACCCTTGATTCCCAGACTATTGCGATGTTGCGAGAACAGGCGGACAGGCTGGTGCGGCTGTCGGCGGATGCCGCGGCCTTGGCGCAAGCCGAAGAGGCGCACGCCACCATCGCCCCGGGGTGGGTCGACCCCGACAGGCTCGTGGACGCGGTGAGGGCCGCGGTGACCGATCGGTACGCTGCCAAAGGGGTGGCACTGGCCTCACACAGCTCTGGGCCGCACTTCTGGGGTGACAAGCAGCGGTTGGCTCAGATACTGGCGAACCTGCTCGACAATGCGCTGCGGCACACACCTGCCGGCGGGCACGTCACCGTGACCGCCGCGGTGACCGACGACGACGCGGTCTTCGTTGTCGCCGATGACGGTGAAGGTGTCGCCGGGGAGCACCTCCCGCATCTGTTCGAGCGCTTCTACCGGGCGGACGCGGCACGCAGTCGCGACCAAGGCGGAGCGGGCATCGGGCTGGCCATCGCCAAGGCGCTGACCGAAGCTCACGGCGGACGCATCAGTGTGCGTAGCGGTGGTCCGGGTAGCGGGACCACTTTCACGGTGACCATCCCGAGCCAGCCGGTGTCCGAATCGCGGAACTCCGGCCGGCCGGACGGGCGCGAGCCGGCGGCTACAACGAGCTGA
- a CDS encoding response regulator transcription factor — MDGVALAPRDDAHRGYRALVVDDEAPLADVIASYLDREHFEVTVCHTGVEALAVARDVDPDVVVLDLGLPGLDGVEVCRQLRTFSDAYVVMLTARDTEMDTVVGLSVGADDYVTKPFSPRELVARIRAMLRRPRAVATSAPAPAEVPAPRVFGALTIDVAGRQVDLDDEPIMLTRTEFDILAALSSRPAVVWTRRQLIDAVWGEPWVGNDHLVDVHIGHVRRKLGDDPSAPRFVVTVRGVGYRMGTGR, encoded by the coding sequence ATGGACGGCGTTGCGCTTGCCCCTCGAGATGACGCGCACCGGGGTTATCGTGCGCTCGTCGTGGACGACGAGGCACCGTTGGCCGACGTCATCGCCAGTTACCTGGATCGGGAACACTTCGAGGTCACCGTCTGCCACACCGGGGTCGAGGCGCTTGCGGTGGCGCGCGACGTCGATCCTGATGTCGTGGTGCTCGACCTCGGGCTTCCCGGTCTCGACGGCGTCGAGGTCTGCCGCCAGTTGCGCACGTTCTCCGACGCCTATGTGGTGATGCTGACCGCACGTGACACCGAGATGGACACCGTCGTCGGCTTGTCGGTCGGCGCCGACGATTACGTGACGAAGCCGTTCAGTCCGCGGGAGCTGGTGGCCCGGATCCGCGCGATGCTACGCCGTCCCCGAGCGGTGGCGACGTCGGCACCGGCGCCGGCCGAGGTCCCGGCGCCACGGGTGTTCGGCGCGCTCACGATCGATGTCGCGGGCCGACAGGTCGACCTCGACGACGAGCCGATCATGTTGACGCGCACCGAGTTCGACATACTCGCTGCGTTGTCGTCACGGCCCGCAGTGGTCTGGACCCGCAGGCAGCTCATCGATGCGGTCTGGGGTGAGCCGTGGGTGGGCAACGACCACCTCGTGGATGTCCACATCGGTCATGTGCGGCGCAAACTCGGTGACGATCCATCCGCGCCCCGCTTCGTCGTCACGGTGCGCGGGGTGGGATACCGCATGGGGACCGGTCGATGA
- a CDS encoding PLP-dependent cysteine synthase family protein: MNHVLSIHSAQYHRPSPQCRHGSHGRPATMVGHTPVVRISAPFTDTGRSFWAKLEGFNPGGMKDRPALHMVEKARAAGTLQPGARIVESTSGTLGLGLALAGTVYGHPVTLVTDPGLEPLIQRMLTAFGARVELVTDPHPEGGWQQARRDRVNQILAADAHAWHPDQYNNPDNVEAYRGLALELNEQLGRIDVLVCSVGTGGHSAGVARVLRETNPDLRLIGVDTVGSTIFGQPAGTRLMRGLGSSIYPGNVDYKAFDEVHWVAPAEAVWACRTLAATHYASGGWSVGAVALVAGWAAQHSTPDTTVAAIFPDGPQRYFDTVYNDEYCRHHGLLEEPPPQHPITIDDSLGQTVASWSRCTTVVNPKEVTRR; the protein is encoded by the coding sequence ATGAATCATGTCCTGTCCATTCACTCTGCCCAATACCACCGACCAAGCCCGCAGTGCCGGCACGGGAGTCACGGTCGGCCGGCGACCATGGTCGGTCACACACCGGTGGTGCGGATCTCGGCGCCGTTCACCGATACCGGTCGCAGCTTCTGGGCCAAACTCGAAGGGTTCAACCCCGGTGGAATGAAAGACCGGCCGGCGTTGCACATGGTCGAAAAGGCCCGTGCCGCCGGAACCCTGCAGCCGGGCGCCCGGATCGTCGAATCGACTAGCGGGACTCTGGGATTAGGGCTGGCGCTAGCCGGAACGGTTTACGGTCACCCGGTCACCCTCGTGACCGATCCCGGACTGGAGCCCTTGATCCAGCGCATGCTCACCGCGTTCGGCGCCCGGGTGGAACTGGTCACCGATCCACATCCGGAGGGTGGCTGGCAACAAGCCCGCCGGGACCGCGTCAACCAGATCCTCGCCGCCGACGCTCACGCGTGGCATCCGGATCAGTACAACAACCCGGATAACGTCGAGGCCTATCGCGGATTGGCCCTGGAATTGAATGAGCAGCTGGGCCGCATCGACGTCCTGGTCTGTTCGGTAGGGACCGGCGGTCACTCTGCGGGCGTCGCGCGGGTGCTTCGGGAAACCAACCCCGACCTCCGGCTGATCGGCGTCGATACAGTGGGTTCGACCATCTTCGGTCAACCCGCAGGCACCCGGCTGATGCGCGGACTCGGCTCGAGCATCTATCCGGGCAACGTCGACTACAAGGCATTCGATGAAGTCCATTGGGTGGCGCCGGCAGAAGCGGTGTGGGCGTGCCGCACGTTGGCGGCGACCCATTACGCCAGCGGCGGCTGGAGTGTCGGCGCGGTTGCGCTGGTGGCGGGCTGGGCCGCTCAGCACAGCACACCCGACACAACTGTCGCGGCGATCTTCCCGGACGGGCCGCAGCGCTACTTCGACACCGTGTACAACGACGAGTACTGCCGTCACCACGGCCTGCTCGAGGAGCCGCCGCCGCAACATCCCATCACCATCGACGATTCACTCGGCCAGACCGTTGCCAGCTGGAGTCGGTGCACCACCGTCGTCAATCCCAAGGAGGTGACGCGCCGGTGA
- a CDS encoding heavy metal translocating P-type ATPase: MAHGHDNTSAVATATAHEGHSGHSGHAGHSGHAGHGGHGDHVAQFRKLFWTSLILAVPVIGFSPMFAMLIGYQLPDVAGLRWIAPVLGTVMYAVGGRPFLTGAVSEIRSRKPGMMLLIGLAITVAFLASWGASLGLLHHELEFWWELALLIVIMLLGHWVEMRSLAQTTSALDSLAALLPDEAEKVEGDHTVTVSPADLQLGDIVVVRPGGSVPADGRIVDGGADMDESMVTGESRPVARGVGDTVTAGTVATDSGLRVEITATGDDTALAGIQRLVSEAQNSSSRAQRLADRAAGWLFWFALVTAAVTAVVWTIVGNPDASVVRAITVLVIACPHALGLAIPLVVSIATERSARGGVLIKDRLAMESMRTVDAVLFDKTGTLTKGEPTVTAVEPVGGVEADTVLTLAAAAETDSEHPLARAIVKAAEDKGLTVPRAAGFSSSPAVGVTATVDGHEIRVGGPRLLEEVGAQEVTAAGGWRDEGAIILHVLRDGTVIGGLRLADEVRGESREAIDALHKLGIEVVMITGDAEAVAHAVGAELGIDRVFAGVRPEDKASKVAALQQEGKKVAMVGDGVNDAPALAQADVGIAIGAGTDVAIASAGVILASSDPRSVLAVIELSRASYRKMKQNLWWGAGYNLIAVPLAAGVLAPIGFVLPMSVGAILMSLSTIVVALNAQLLRRLDLSPDASTRAVLDR; encoded by the coding sequence ATGGCACACGGGCACGACAACACCAGCGCAGTGGCCACAGCGACGGCGCACGAGGGTCACAGCGGCCACAGCGGCCATGCGGGCCACAGCGGCCATGCGGGCCACGGCGGGCATGGCGATCACGTTGCACAGTTCCGGAAACTGTTCTGGACCAGTCTGATTCTCGCGGTGCCGGTCATTGGTTTCTCGCCGATGTTCGCGATGCTGATCGGCTATCAGCTCCCCGACGTCGCGGGACTACGTTGGATCGCACCGGTTCTGGGGACGGTGATGTACGCCGTCGGCGGCCGGCCGTTCCTGACGGGCGCCGTCAGCGAGATCCGTTCGCGCAAACCCGGGATGATGCTGTTGATCGGGTTGGCCATCACCGTCGCCTTCCTGGCCTCGTGGGGCGCGAGCCTGGGCCTGCTCCATCACGAACTCGAGTTCTGGTGGGAACTGGCGCTGCTCATCGTGATCATGCTGCTCGGCCACTGGGTCGAGATGCGCTCCCTGGCCCAGACCACTTCTGCGCTGGACTCGTTGGCCGCGCTGCTGCCCGACGAAGCCGAGAAGGTGGAGGGCGACCACACCGTCACCGTGTCGCCGGCGGACCTGCAGCTCGGTGACATCGTGGTGGTCCGGCCCGGCGGGAGTGTGCCCGCCGACGGCCGCATCGTCGACGGCGGCGCGGACATGGACGAATCGATGGTCACCGGCGAATCCCGGCCGGTTGCCCGCGGCGTCGGCGATACCGTGACGGCCGGAACCGTCGCCACCGACTCCGGATTGCGCGTGGAGATCACCGCGACCGGCGACGACACCGCGTTGGCCGGTATCCAACGGCTGGTGTCCGAGGCGCAGAACTCGTCGTCGCGCGCGCAGCGCCTCGCCGACAGGGCAGCAGGCTGGTTGTTCTGGTTCGCCCTGGTCACCGCGGCGGTCACCGCGGTGGTGTGGACAATCGTCGGCAACCCCGACGCGTCGGTCGTCCGGGCCATCACCGTGCTGGTCATCGCCTGCCCGCATGCACTGGGCCTGGCGATCCCGCTGGTCGTCTCGATCGCGACCGAACGTTCGGCCCGGGGTGGTGTGCTGATCAAGGACCGCCTCGCGATGGAGAGCATGCGCACGGTCGACGCCGTGCTGTTCGACAAGACCGGCACGCTGACCAAAGGCGAACCCACCGTGACCGCGGTCGAGCCGGTTGGCGGTGTCGAGGCCGACACCGTCCTGACGTTGGCCGCGGCGGCCGAGACCGACAGCGAGCATCCGCTGGCCCGGGCCATCGTCAAGGCCGCCGAGGACAAGGGGCTGACCGTGCCCCGCGCCGCGGGCTTCTCCTCATCGCCGGCGGTGGGGGTGACCGCGACCGTCGACGGACACGAAATCCGGGTCGGGGGGCCGCGCCTGCTGGAAGAGGTTGGCGCACAGGAAGTCACAGCAGCAGGGGGATGGCGTGACGAGGGCGCCATCATCCTGCACGTCCTGCGGGACGGCACGGTGATCGGTGGCCTTCGACTGGCCGACGAGGTGCGTGGCGAATCCCGCGAGGCGATCGACGCGCTGCACAAACTCGGCATCGAGGTCGTGATGATCACCGGCGACGCCGAGGCCGTCGCACACGCCGTCGGCGCCGAGCTCGGTATTGACCGGGTGTTCGCCGGCGTCCGCCCGGAAGACAAGGCATCCAAAGTCGCCGCGTTGCAGCAGGAGGGCAAGAAGGTCGCGATGGTCGGCGACGGCGTCAACGACGCGCCGGCGCTGGCGCAGGCCGATGTCGGTATCGCCATCGGCGCCGGCACCGACGTCGCGATCGCGTCTGCCGGCGTCATCCTGGCGAGCTCGGACCCGCGCTCGGTGCTCGCGGTGATCGAACTCTCCCGCGCGAGCTACCGCAAGATGAAGCAGAACCTGTGGTGGGGCGCGGGGTACAACCTGATCGCGGTGCCACTGGCCGCCGGGGTGCTGGCCCCGATCGGGTTCGTGCTGCCCATGTCGGTGGGCGCGATCCTGATGTCGCTGTCGACGATCGTGGTGGCGCTCAACGCCCAGCTGCTCCGCCGGCTCGACCTGAGCCCGGACGCCAGCACCCGCGCCGTGCTCGACCGGTAG
- a CDS encoding DUF305 domain-containing protein produces the protein MVAALTACGNSADNEGSPPAPETVQTSSDDAAVAHNQADMMFARHMIPHHEQAIQISDIVLAKQGIDPRVIDLANQIKAAQGPEIAQMQGWLDQWGPHDMEGMPGDTPHHGGMDHGGMDDGGPMMPGMAGMAGMLSPEDIQALEAAQGVEASRLFLTQMIAHHEGAITMAQDEIDNGEFPEAVTLAESIIASQQQEIDTMNQVLSSL, from the coding sequence ATGGTTGCGGCGCTCACCGCGTGCGGCAATTCGGCGGACAATGAGGGAAGCCCGCCCGCTCCCGAAACTGTGCAGACTTCGAGCGATGACGCCGCCGTGGCGCACAATCAGGCCGATATGATGTTCGCGCGCCACATGATTCCTCACCACGAGCAGGCCATTCAGATCAGCGACATCGTCCTCGCCAAGCAGGGCATCGACCCGCGGGTGATCGACCTGGCGAATCAGATCAAGGCAGCGCAAGGCCCCGAGATCGCGCAGATGCAGGGCTGGCTGGATCAGTGGGGCCCCCACGACATGGAGGGCATGCCCGGCGACACGCCACACCACGGTGGCATGGACCACGGCGGGATGGATGACGGCGGGCCGATGATGCCGGGGATGGCCGGTATGGCGGGAATGCTGTCGCCGGAGGACATCCAGGCCTTGGAGGCCGCACAGGGCGTCGAGGCCAGCAGGCTGTTCCTCACACAGATGATCGCGCATCACGAGGGCGCAATCACGATGGCACAGGACGAGATCGACAACGGCGAGTTCCCCGAGGCGGTGACACTCGCCGAGTCGATCATCGCCAGCCAACAGCAGGAGATCGACACCATGAACCAGGTTCTCAGCTCGTTGTAG
- a CDS encoding MFS transporter, whose protein sequence is MNLASSFRSFGWPSRLLMINQFGINLGFYMLMPYLAAYLAGPLGLAAWAIGLVLGVRNFSQQGMFIVGGTLADRLGYKPLIVAGCGLRTVGFALLVLADSLPALLIASAATGFAGALFNPAVRAYLAADSGPRRVEAFALFNVFYQGGILAGPLVGLALMFADFRTTAAAAAVVFAALTVAQLFALPQRVGEPPAEKTSVLQDWRVVVTNRSFLLFAAAMIGSYVLSFQVYLALPLQARQLFPGSDTIVTAMIFVVSGVVAVVGQLRITRWFAQRWGSGRSLVIGMLILAVSFAPLIALPDDSRAGRVAAAAALLLATAILAVGTVAVFPFEMDTVVSLAENRLVGTHYGFYNTVVGVGILGGNLATGALMQTARDLGAPELLWMLLSAIGLLSALALYRLDRRGRLRPTQPLAGSV, encoded by the coding sequence GTGAATCTGGCCTCCAGTTTCCGCAGCTTCGGCTGGCCTAGTCGCCTGCTGATGATCAACCAGTTCGGCATCAACCTCGGCTTCTACATGCTGATGCCCTATCTGGCCGCCTACCTAGCAGGGCCGTTGGGATTGGCCGCGTGGGCCATCGGCCTGGTGCTCGGCGTCCGGAACTTCTCTCAACAGGGCATGTTCATCGTCGGTGGCACCTTGGCCGACCGGTTGGGCTACAAGCCGCTGATCGTCGCCGGGTGCGGCCTTCGCACCGTGGGGTTCGCGCTGCTGGTTCTCGCCGACTCACTGCCGGCGTTGCTCATTGCCTCTGCAGCAACGGGTTTCGCGGGCGCTCTGTTCAACCCGGCCGTGCGCGCCTATCTCGCAGCCGACTCCGGTCCGCGGCGGGTCGAAGCGTTCGCGCTGTTCAACGTGTTCTATCAGGGGGGCATCCTCGCCGGGCCGCTGGTCGGACTCGCGCTGATGTTCGCCGACTTCCGGACGACGGCCGCTGCCGCAGCGGTGGTGTTCGCCGCCCTGACCGTCGCGCAGCTGTTCGCCCTGCCCCAACGTGTGGGGGAACCCCCGGCAGAGAAGACGTCGGTCCTGCAGGATTGGCGCGTTGTCGTCACCAACAGATCGTTCCTGCTGTTCGCCGCGGCGATGATCGGCTCCTACGTGCTGTCCTTCCAGGTCTACCTGGCGCTACCGCTACAGGCCCGCCAGCTCTTCCCCGGCAGCGACACGATCGTCACCGCGATGATCTTCGTGGTGTCCGGGGTGGTGGCGGTGGTCGGTCAGCTGCGCATCACGCGATGGTTCGCCCAGCGGTGGGGCTCCGGGAGATCGCTGGTGATCGGCATGCTGATCCTCGCGGTGTCGTTCGCGCCACTGATCGCGCTGCCGGACGACTCGCGGGCCGGGCGGGTCGCCGCGGCGGCAGCGCTGCTGCTGGCCACCGCGATCCTGGCGGTCGGTACGGTCGCGGTCTTCCCCTTCGAAATGGACACCGTGGTCTCGCTGGCCGAAAACCGACTGGTGGGAACACATTACGGCTTCTACAACACCGTCGTCGGCGTCGGCATTCTGGGCGGCAATCTCGCCACGGGTGCTCTGATGCAGACGGCACGCGACCTCGGCGCACCAGAACTGTTATGGATGCTCCTGAGCGCAATCGGGTTGCTGTCGGCGCTCGCCCTCTACCGACTCGACCGTCGGGGTCGGCTCCGTCCGACGCAGCCCTTGGCGGGGTCGGTGTAA